The following coding sequences are from one Canis lupus baileyi chromosome 19, mCanLup2.hap1, whole genome shotgun sequence window:
- the DALRD3 gene encoding DALR anticodon-binding domain-containing protein 3 isoform X1 encodes MRETVRSGPRPVARILSLVANAGDDDRTLGLQRTPRFRTRGKAGQTGHAEGVLGPKVGSGRHNSLWRTCQLRDRRRIRARVSRPSRKFGLLAPCFRFRWLLPVAMATGRLGVGETLGALNTALGPGDPVWFKETRARHLRARDFLAPRPALQARFGDGQVPERVIRAVAGLQGPGVAPVMRCAPTPAGLALQLQRPAVFERVLGAVPAYAVPAVPAAPGPRVLLHCPALRGAPGSLRLSRLRAVLVADHLARALRAHGVRVRLVPAVRDPHMPTFLQQLRVDWPAASERAATEALRSRVLAELGLAREGGALAPGVLGTVSLKEVLQERGRAAGYDPKLDKCLVTEDQLSVLAELQEAVSQWPQASPPGLAVAPHASADVCMVIHVVSCEEEFQQQKLDLLWWKLDDRAPLTQKHLVCGPVKVAGTPSKLTAPEYYELRHTQVCKASALKHGRDLVQDPAWTEVFSILSAATIKFEMLSTAPQSQLLLALADSSISTKGTRSGTFVMYNCARLATLFEGYKHSTEQGLYPTFPPVSSLDFSLLQDEGEWLLLFNGVLPFPDLLGQTAALACAASGLHVTARTETMCKFLVQLSMDFSSYYNRVHILGEPRPHLFGQMFARLQLLRAVREVLHTGLAMLGLPPLSHI; translated from the exons ATGAGAGAAACAGTCCGGTCCGGGCCCCGCCCGGTAGCAAGGATCCTTTCCCTGGTTGCTAATGCCGGTGACGACGACAGAACTCTAGGCCTACAGCGGACCCCGAGATTCCGGACCCGGGGCAAGGCAGGGCAGACAGGCCACGCGGAGGGAGTGCTGGGGCCGAAGGTCGGAAGCGGCCGCCACAATTCCCTCTGGCGCACCTGTCAGCTCAGGGACCGCCGCCGGATACGCGCCCGGGTCAGTCGGCCCTCCCGGAAGTTCGGCCTCCTGGCGCCCTGCTTCCGGTTCCGCTGGCTCCTTCCGGTCGCCATGGCGACGGGGCGCCTGGGGGTCGGAGAGACACTAGGGGCCCTCAACACGGCCCTGGGGCCTGGCGACCCAGTGTGGTTCAAGGAGACGCGTGCCCGCCACCTGCGCGCCCGAGACTTCCTGGCACCGCGGCCCGCGTTGCAAGCGCGCTTCGGGGATGGACAG GTGCCGGAGCGCGTGATCCGTGCGGTGGCCGGCCTGCAGGGCCCCGGCGTGGCCCCGGTGATGCGCTGCGCGCCGACGCCCGCGGGCCTGGCACTCCAGCTGCAGCGGCCTGCCGTCTTCGAGCGCGTGCTCGGCGCTGTGCCCGCCTATGCCGTGCCCGCCGTGCCCGCCGCGCCCGGGCCGCGCGTCCTCCTGCACTGCCCGGCGCTGCGCGGCGCCCCTGGCTCGCTCCGCTTGAGCCGGCTGCGCGCCGTGCTCGTGGCCGATCATTTGGCGCGAGCTCTGCGCGCTCATGG GGTGAGGGTGCGCCTGGTGCCCGCCGTGCGGGACCCGCACATGCCGACCTTCCTGCAGCAACTGCGCGTAGACTGGCCCGCTGCCTCGGAGAGAGCCGCCACCGAAGCCCTGAGGAGCCGGGTGCTTGCAGAACTTGGCCTGGCCCGGGAGGGCGGAGCCCTGGCCCCGGGCGTCCTAGGCACAGTATCCCTGAAGGAAGTGTTGCAAGAACGGGGACGCGCAGCTGGCTATGACCCCAAGTTGGACAAGTGTCTGG TGACTGAGGATCAGCTGTCTGTGCTGGCCGAGCTGCAGGAGGCTGTAAGCCAGTGGCCTCAGGCCAGCCCTCCAGGCCTG GCTGTGGCCCCACATGCCAGTGCAGACGTCTGCATGGTTATACACGTGGTGAGCTGTGAGGAGGAGTTCCAGCAACAAAAGTTGGACTTGCTTTGGTGGAAGCTGGATGATCGGGCTCCTCTCACACAG AAGCACCTGGTCTGTGGCCCAGTGAAAGTCGCTGGTACGCCTAGCAAGTTGACTGCCCCTGAGTACTACGA GCTCCGCCACACCCAGGTGTGCAAGGCATCCGCACTGAAGCATGGCAGGGACCTGGTGCAAG ACCCAGCCTGGACAGAGGTCTTCAGCATTCTCTCTGCGGCAACTATCAAGTTTGAGATGCTCAGCACTGCTCCACAGAGTCAG CTTCTCCTGGCCCTGGCCGACAGCAGCATCTCCACAAAGGGCACCAGGAGTGGCACCTTCGTCATGTACAACTGTGCCCGGCTTGCCACGCTATTTGAGGGGTACAAGCACAGCACAGAACAAGGTCTGTACCCCACTTTTCCACCTGTGAGCAGTCTCGATTTCTCACTGCTACAGGATGAG ggcgaGTGGCTGCTGCTCTTCAATGGCGTGCTCCCTTTCCCAGACCTGCTGGGCCAGACAGCAGCCCTGGCATGTGCAGCCTCAGGGCTTCACGTGACTGCGCGCACTGAGACG ATGTGCAAGTTCCTGGTCCAGCTCAGCATGGATTTCAGCTCGTACTATAACCGAGTACACATCCTAGGG GAGCCTCGACCACACCTGTTTGGTCAAATGTTTGCCCGTCTCCAGCTTCTGCGGGCTGTGCGTGAGGTGCTCCACACTGGCCTAGCCATGCTGGGTCTCCCTCCACTGAGCCACATCTAA
- the DALRD3 gene encoding DALR anticodon-binding domain-containing protein 3 isoform X2, with amino-acid sequence MRETVRSGPRPVARILSLVANAGDDDRTLGLQRTPRFRTRGKAGQTGHAEGVLGPKVGSGRHNSLWRTCQLRDRRRIRARVSRPSRKFGLLAPCFRFRWLLPVAMATGRLGVGETLGALNTALGPGDPVWFKETRARHLRARDFLAPRPALQARFGDGQVPERVIRAVAGLQGPGVAPVMRCAPTPAGLALQLQRPAVFERVLGAVPAYAVPAVPAAPGPRVLLHCPALRGAPGSLRLSRLRAVLVADHLARALRAHGVRVRLVPAVRDPHMPTFLQQLRVDWPAASERAATEALRSRVLAELGLAREGGALAPGVLGTVSLKEVLQERGRAAGYDPKLDKCLVTEDQLSVLAELQEAVSQWPQASPPGLAVAPHASADVCMVIHVVSCEEEFQQQKLDLLWWKLDDRAPLTQKHLVCGPVKVAGTPSKLTAPEYYELRHTQVCKASALKHGRDLVQDPAWTEVFSILSAATIKFEMLSTAPQSQGTRSGTFVMYNCARLATLFEGYKHSTEQGLYPTFPPVSSLDFSLLQDEGEWLLLFNGVLPFPDLLGQTAALACAASGLHVTARTETMCKFLVQLSMDFSSYYNRVHILGEPRPHLFGQMFARLQLLRAVREVLHTGLAMLGLPPLSHI; translated from the exons ATGAGAGAAACAGTCCGGTCCGGGCCCCGCCCGGTAGCAAGGATCCTTTCCCTGGTTGCTAATGCCGGTGACGACGACAGAACTCTAGGCCTACAGCGGACCCCGAGATTCCGGACCCGGGGCAAGGCAGGGCAGACAGGCCACGCGGAGGGAGTGCTGGGGCCGAAGGTCGGAAGCGGCCGCCACAATTCCCTCTGGCGCACCTGTCAGCTCAGGGACCGCCGCCGGATACGCGCCCGGGTCAGTCGGCCCTCCCGGAAGTTCGGCCTCCTGGCGCCCTGCTTCCGGTTCCGCTGGCTCCTTCCGGTCGCCATGGCGACGGGGCGCCTGGGGGTCGGAGAGACACTAGGGGCCCTCAACACGGCCCTGGGGCCTGGCGACCCAGTGTGGTTCAAGGAGACGCGTGCCCGCCACCTGCGCGCCCGAGACTTCCTGGCACCGCGGCCCGCGTTGCAAGCGCGCTTCGGGGATGGACAG GTGCCGGAGCGCGTGATCCGTGCGGTGGCCGGCCTGCAGGGCCCCGGCGTGGCCCCGGTGATGCGCTGCGCGCCGACGCCCGCGGGCCTGGCACTCCAGCTGCAGCGGCCTGCCGTCTTCGAGCGCGTGCTCGGCGCTGTGCCCGCCTATGCCGTGCCCGCCGTGCCCGCCGCGCCCGGGCCGCGCGTCCTCCTGCACTGCCCGGCGCTGCGCGGCGCCCCTGGCTCGCTCCGCTTGAGCCGGCTGCGCGCCGTGCTCGTGGCCGATCATTTGGCGCGAGCTCTGCGCGCTCATGG GGTGAGGGTGCGCCTGGTGCCCGCCGTGCGGGACCCGCACATGCCGACCTTCCTGCAGCAACTGCGCGTAGACTGGCCCGCTGCCTCGGAGAGAGCCGCCACCGAAGCCCTGAGGAGCCGGGTGCTTGCAGAACTTGGCCTGGCCCGGGAGGGCGGAGCCCTGGCCCCGGGCGTCCTAGGCACAGTATCCCTGAAGGAAGTGTTGCAAGAACGGGGACGCGCAGCTGGCTATGACCCCAAGTTGGACAAGTGTCTGG TGACTGAGGATCAGCTGTCTGTGCTGGCCGAGCTGCAGGAGGCTGTAAGCCAGTGGCCTCAGGCCAGCCCTCCAGGCCTG GCTGTGGCCCCACATGCCAGTGCAGACGTCTGCATGGTTATACACGTGGTGAGCTGTGAGGAGGAGTTCCAGCAACAAAAGTTGGACTTGCTTTGGTGGAAGCTGGATGATCGGGCTCCTCTCACACAG AAGCACCTGGTCTGTGGCCCAGTGAAAGTCGCTGGTACGCCTAGCAAGTTGACTGCCCCTGAGTACTACGA GCTCCGCCACACCCAGGTGTGCAAGGCATCCGCACTGAAGCATGGCAGGGACCTGGTGCAAG ACCCAGCCTGGACAGAGGTCTTCAGCATTCTCTCTGCGGCAACTATCAAGTTTGAGATGCTCAGCACTGCTCCACAGAGTCAG GGCACCAGGAGTGGCACCTTCGTCATGTACAACTGTGCCCGGCTTGCCACGCTATTTGAGGGGTACAAGCACAGCACAGAACAAGGTCTGTACCCCACTTTTCCACCTGTGAGCAGTCTCGATTTCTCACTGCTACAGGATGAG ggcgaGTGGCTGCTGCTCTTCAATGGCGTGCTCCCTTTCCCAGACCTGCTGGGCCAGACAGCAGCCCTGGCATGTGCAGCCTCAGGGCTTCACGTGACTGCGCGCACTGAGACG ATGTGCAAGTTCCTGGTCCAGCTCAGCATGGATTTCAGCTCGTACTATAACCGAGTACACATCCTAGGG GAGCCTCGACCACACCTGTTTGGTCAAATGTTTGCCCGTCTCCAGCTTCTGCGGGCTGTGCGTGAGGTGCTCCACACTGGCCTAGCCATGCTGGGTCTCCCTCCACTGAGCCACATCTAA
- the DALRD3 gene encoding DALR anticodon-binding domain-containing protein 3 isoform X3: protein MDRVRVRLVPAVRDPHMPTFLQQLRVDWPAASERAATEALRSRVLAELGLAREGGALAPGVLGTVSLKEVLQERGRAAGYDPKLDKCLVTEDQLSVLAELQEAVSQWPQASPPGLAVAPHASADVCMVIHVVSCEEEFQQQKLDLLWWKLDDRAPLTQKHLVCGPVKVAGTPSKLTAPEYYELRHTQVCKASALKHGRDLVQDPAWTEVFSILSAATIKFEMLSTAPQSQLLLALADSSISTKGTRSGTFVMYNCARLATLFEGYKHSTEQGLYPTFPPVSSLDFSLLQDEGEWLLLFNGVLPFPDLLGQTAALACAASGLHVTARTETMCKFLVQLSMDFSSYYNRVHILGEPRPHLFGQMFARLQLLRAVREVLHTGLAMLGLPPLSHI from the exons ATGGACAG GGTGAGGGTGCGCCTGGTGCCCGCCGTGCGGGACCCGCACATGCCGACCTTCCTGCAGCAACTGCGCGTAGACTGGCCCGCTGCCTCGGAGAGAGCCGCCACCGAAGCCCTGAGGAGCCGGGTGCTTGCAGAACTTGGCCTGGCCCGGGAGGGCGGAGCCCTGGCCCCGGGCGTCCTAGGCACAGTATCCCTGAAGGAAGTGTTGCAAGAACGGGGACGCGCAGCTGGCTATGACCCCAAGTTGGACAAGTGTCTGG TGACTGAGGATCAGCTGTCTGTGCTGGCCGAGCTGCAGGAGGCTGTAAGCCAGTGGCCTCAGGCCAGCCCTCCAGGCCTG GCTGTGGCCCCACATGCCAGTGCAGACGTCTGCATGGTTATACACGTGGTGAGCTGTGAGGAGGAGTTCCAGCAACAAAAGTTGGACTTGCTTTGGTGGAAGCTGGATGATCGGGCTCCTCTCACACAG AAGCACCTGGTCTGTGGCCCAGTGAAAGTCGCTGGTACGCCTAGCAAGTTGACTGCCCCTGAGTACTACGA GCTCCGCCACACCCAGGTGTGCAAGGCATCCGCACTGAAGCATGGCAGGGACCTGGTGCAAG ACCCAGCCTGGACAGAGGTCTTCAGCATTCTCTCTGCGGCAACTATCAAGTTTGAGATGCTCAGCACTGCTCCACAGAGTCAG CTTCTCCTGGCCCTGGCCGACAGCAGCATCTCCACAAAGGGCACCAGGAGTGGCACCTTCGTCATGTACAACTGTGCCCGGCTTGCCACGCTATTTGAGGGGTACAAGCACAGCACAGAACAAGGTCTGTACCCCACTTTTCCACCTGTGAGCAGTCTCGATTTCTCACTGCTACAGGATGAG ggcgaGTGGCTGCTGCTCTTCAATGGCGTGCTCCCTTTCCCAGACCTGCTGGGCCAGACAGCAGCCCTGGCATGTGCAGCCTCAGGGCTTCACGTGACTGCGCGCACTGAGACG ATGTGCAAGTTCCTGGTCCAGCTCAGCATGGATTTCAGCTCGTACTATAACCGAGTACACATCCTAGGG GAGCCTCGACCACACCTGTTTGGTCAAATGTTTGCCCGTCTCCAGCTTCTGCGGGCTGTGCGTGAGGTGCTCCACACTGGCCTAGCCATGCTGGGTCTCCCTCCACTGAGCCACATCTAA
- the WDR6 gene encoding tRNA (34-2'-O)-methyltransferase regulator WDR6, translated as MDAPEDYVWPRATSELILLPVTGLECVGDRLLAGEGPDVLVYSLDFGGHLRMMKRVQNLLGHYLIHGFRVRPEPNGDVDSEAMVAVFGSKGLRIVKVSWGPGRFRELWRSGLWNMSDWIWDARWLEGNVALALGHNSVVLYDPVVGCMLQEVPCTDRCTLSSACLIGDTWKELTIVAGAVSNQLLVWYPAAALIDNKPVAPDRRVSGHVGVIFSMSYLESKGLLATASEDRSVRIWKVGDLRVPGGRVQNIGHCFGHSARVWQVKLLENYLISAGEDCVCLVWSHEGEILQAFRGHQGRGIRAIAAHERQAWVVTGGDDSGIRLWHLVGRGYPGSGVSALCFKSRSRPGTLKAVTLAGSWRLLAVTDTGALYLYDLEVKCWEQLLEDKRFQSYCLLEAAPGPEGFGLCAMANGEGRVKVVPINTPTAAVDLTLFRGKVHSLSWALRGYEELLLLASGPGGVVACLEITAAPTGKAIFVKERCRYLLPPSKQRWHTCSAFLPPGDFLVCGDRRGSVLLFPSRPALLKDLGVGGKAGAVTGALGAGSGSGGGETALTEWGPVSTLPSLHGKQGVTSVTCYGGYVYTTGRDGAYYQLFVRGGQLQPVLRQKSCRGMNWVAGLRMVADGSMVILGFHANEFVVWSPRSHEKLHIVNCGGGHRSWAFSDTEAAMAFAYLKDGDVMLYRALGGCTRPHVILRESLHGREITCVKRVGTITLGPEYEVPSFMQPDHLEPGSEGPGLTDIVITCSEDTTVCVLALPTATGSAHALTAVCNHISSVRALAVWGIGTPGGPQDPRPGLTAHVVSAGGRAEMHCFSIMVTPDPSTPSRLACHVMHLSSHRLDEYWDRQRNRHRMVKVDPETRYMSLAVCELDRPGLGPLVAAACSDGAVRLFLLQDSGRRLQLLAETFHHKRCVLKVHSFTHEAPNQRRRLFLCSAATDGSLAFWDLTTVLDHGSGALEPPADPGLPYRLGTPCLTVQAHSCGVNSLHTLPTREGHLVASGSEDGSLHVFVLAMEAPELEEAMGGDLVPQLHVLEEYSVPCAHAAHVTGLKILSPSLMVSASIDQRLTFWRLGHGEPTFMNSTVYHVPDVADMDCWPVSPEFGHRCALGGQGLEVYNWYD; from the exons ATGGACGCTCCCGAGGACTACGTTTGGCCGCGGGCAACCTCCGAGCTCATACTGCTCCCGGTCACGGGTCTGGAGTGCGTGGGGGATCGGCTGTTGGCGGGTGAG GGGCCAGATGTCCTGGTGTACAGCCTCGATTTTGGTGGCCATCTGCGGATGATGAAGCGTGTGCAGAACCTGCTTGGTCACTATCTTATCCATGGGTTCCGGGTGCGACCAGAACCAAATGGAGACGTTGACTCGGAAGCTATGGTGGCTGTGTTTGGGAGCAAGGGACTCCGAATTGTGAAAGTTAGCTGGGGACCTGGCCGCTTCCGGGAGCTCTGGCGCTCTGGGCTGTGGAACATGTCTGACTGGATCTGGGATGCACGTTGGCTTGAGGGCAACGTGGCCTTGGCCCTGGGCCATAACTCGGTAGTGCTATATGACCCTGTGGTAGGGTGCATGCTGCAGGAGGTACCCTGTACAGACAGATGCACCCTCTCCTCAGCCTGTCTGATCGGGGACACCTGGAAGGAGTTGACCATAGTGGCAGGTGCAGTTTCGAATCAGCTCCTTGTCTGGTACCCAGCAGCCGCTTTAATAGACAATAAGCCTGTGGCCCCTGACCGACGAGTCAGTGGGCATGTGGGTGTCATCTTCAGCATGTCATACCTGGAAAGCAAGGGCTTGTTGGCCACAGCTTCAGAAGACCGAAGCGTCCGCATCTGGAAGGTGGGTGACCTGAGGGTGCCTGGAGGTCGGGTACAGAATATTGGGCACTGCTTTGGGCACAGCGCCCGTGTGTGGCAGGTCAAGCTCCTAGAGAATTACCTTATCAGTGCAGGAGAGGACTGTGTCTGCCTGGTATGGAGCCATGAAGGTGAGATCCTGCAGGCCTTTCGGGGCCACCAGGGTCGTGGGATTCGGGCTATAGCTGCCCATGAGAGGCAGGCCTGGGTGGTAACTGGGGGCGATGACTCAGGCATCCGGCTGTGGCACCTGGTAGGGCGTGGGTACCCGGGTTCAGGGGTCTCAGCTCTCTGCTTCAAGTCCCGTAGCAGACCAGGTACCCTCAAGGCTGTGACGCTGGCCGGCTCGTGGCGACTACTGGCAGTGACTGATACAGGGGCCCTGTATCTCTACGACCTTGAGGTCAAGTGCTGGGAGCAGCTGCTGGAGGACAAGCGCTTCCAGTCCTACTGCCTCCTGGAGGCAGCCCCTGGTCCTGAGGGTTTCGGACTTTGTGCCATGGCCAACGGGGAGGGTCGTGTCAAGGTTGTCCCCATCAACACTCCAACTGCAGCCGTGGACTTGACCCTCTTTCGTGGGAAAGTGCATAGTCTGAGCTGGGCCCTGCGTGGTTACGAGGAACTCCTGTTGCTGGCATCGGGCCCTGGTGGTGTGGTGGCTTGCCTGGAAATCACAGCCGCGCCCACTGGCAAAGCCATCTTTGTAAAGGAACGTTGCCGGTACCTGTTGCCTCCAAGCAAGCAGAGATGGCACACATGCAGTGCCTTCTTGCCCCCTGGTGACTTCCTGGTGTGTGGGGACCGCCGGGGCTCTGTGTTGCTATTTCCCTCCAGACCAGCTCTGCTCAAGGATCTTGGGGTTGGGGGCAAGGCCGGAGCTGTCACTGGAGCACTTGGAGCAGGTAGTGGCAGTGGTGGGGGTGAAACTGCCTTGACTGAGTGGGGCCCTGTGTCCACCCTCCCTTCTCTGCATGGGAAGCAGGGTGTGACGTCAGTCACCTGCTACGGTGGCTACGTGTATACTACAGGGCGCGATGGTGCCTACTACCAGCTCTTTGTGAGAGGCGGCCAACTGCAGCCAGTCCTAAGGCAGAAGTCCTGTCGAGGCATGAACTGGGTGGCTGGGCTTCGCATGGTGGCTGATGGGAGTATGGTCATCCTGGGTTTCCATGCCAATGAGTTTGTGGTGTGGAGTCCCCGGTCACATGAAAAGCTGCACATCGTCAACTGTGGTGGAGGGCACCGCTCCTGGGCCTTCTCTGATACTGAGGCAGCTATGGCCTTTGCTTACCTCAAAGATGGGGATGTCATGCTCTACCGGGCGCTGGGTGGCTGCACCCGGCCACATGTGATTCTCCGGGAGAGCCTGCATGGCCGTGAGATCACTTGTGTGAAGCGTGTGGGCACCATCACTCTGGGGCCTGAATATGAGGTGCCCAGCTTCATGCAGCCTGACCACCTGGAGCCTGGCAGCGAGGGGCCAGGTCTGACTGACATTGTGATCACGTGTAGTGAGGACACTACCGTCTGTGTCCTGGCGCTCCCCACAGCCACTGGCTCGGCCCATGCACTTACAGCTGTTTGTAACCATATCTCCTCCGTGCGTGCACTGGCTGTGTGGGGTATTGGTACCCCAGGTGGCCCTCAGGATCCTCGGCCAGGCCTGACTGCTCATGTGGTGTCTGCGGGGGGCCGGGCTGAGATGCACTGCTTCAGCATCATGGTCACCCCGGACCCCAGCACCCCAAGCCGCCTCGCCTGCCACGTCATGCATCTTTCATCCCACCGGCTAGATGAGTACTGGGACCGGCAGCGCAATCGGCACCGGATGGTCAAGGTGGACCCAGAGACCAG GTACATGTCCCTAGCTGTTTGTGAGCTCGACCGGCCTGGTCTCGGCCCCCTTGTGGCTGCAGCCTGCAGTGATGGAGCAGTGAG GCTCTTCCTTTTGCAGGATTCAGGGCGGCGGCTGCAGCTCCTGGCCGAAACCTTCCACCACAAGCGGTgtgtcctcaaggtccattccTTTACACATGAGGCACCCAACCAGCGGCG GAGGCTGTTCCTGTGCAGCGCAGCCACCGATGGCAGTTTGGCCTTCTGGGATCTCACTACCGTGCTGGACCATGGCTCTGGTGCCCTGGAGCCTCCGGCCGACCCCGGGCTTCCCTACC GCCTGGGTACCCCCTGCCTGACCGTCCAGGCTCATAGCTGTGGTGTCAACAGCCTACACACCCTGCCCACACGTGAGGGCCATCTTGTGGCTAGTGGCAGTGAGGACGGCTCCCTCCATGTCTTTGTGCTGGCCATGGAGGCGCCAGAGCTGGAAGAAGCCATGGGGGGTGATCTGGTACCCCAGTTGCATGTGCTAGAGGAATATTCCGTCCCCTGTGCACATGCTGCCCATGTGACAGGCCTTAAGATCCTAAGCCCAAGCCTCATGGTCTCAGCCTCCATTGACCAACGGCTGACCTTCTGGCGTTTGGGTCACGGTGAGCCCACCTTCATGAACAGTACTGTGTACCATGTCCCAGATGTGGCAGACATGGACTGCTGGCCTGTAAGCCCTGAGTTTGGCCACCGCTGTGCTCTTGGGGGCCAGGGGCTTGAGGTTTACAACTGGTATGATTAA
- the P4HTM gene encoding transmembrane prolyl 4-hydroxylase yields the protein MAAAAAAAPRPEAVSPQWAPPGHERTGAAAALGDCEDAPVRPLCKPRGICSRAYFLVLMVFVHLYLGNVLALLLFVHYSNGDESSDPGPQRRAQGPGPAPTLGPLARLEGIKVGHERKVQLVADRDHFIRTLSLKPLLFEIPGFLSDEECRLIIHLAQMKGLQRSQILPTEEYEEAMGTMQVSQLDLFRLLDQNRDGRLQLREVLAQTRLGNGRWMTPENIQEMYSAIKADPDGDGVLSLQEFSDMDLRDFHKYMRSHKAASSELVRNSHHTWLYQGEGAHHVMRAIRQRVLRLTRLSPEIVELSEPLQVVRYGEGGHYHAHVDSGPVYPETICSHTKLVANESVPFETSCRYMTVLFYLNNVTGGGETVFPVADNRTYDEMSLIQDDVDLRDTRRHCDKGNLRVKPRQGTAVFWYNYLPDGQGWVGDVDDYSLHGGCLVTRGTKWIANNWINVDPSRARQALFQQEMARLAREGGADSQPEWAVDRAYRDARVEL from the exons atggcggcggcggcggcggcggccccgagGCCCGAGGCCGTGAGTCCGCAGTGGGCGCCGCCTGGACACGAGCGGACCGGGGCTGCGGCCGCGCTGGGCGACTGCGAGGACGCACCCGTCCGGCCGTTGTGCAAGCCCCGCGGCATCTGCTCGCGCGCCTACTTCCTGGTGCTGATGGTGTTCGTGCACCTGTACCTGGGCAACGTGCTGGCGTTGCTGCTCTTCGTGCACTACAGCAACGGCGACGAGAGCAGCGACCCCGGGCCCCAGCGCCGCGCCCAGGGCCCCGGGCCCGCGCCAACCCTGGGTCCCCTCGCCCGGCTCGAGGGCATCAAG GTGGGGCACGAGCGTAAGGTCCAGCTGGTCGCCGACAGGGATCACTTCATCCGAACCCTCAGCCTCAAGCCGCTGCTCTTCG AAATCCCTGGCTTCCTGAGTGATGAGGAATGTCGGCTCATCATCCACCTGGCCCAGATGAAGGGGTTACAGCGCAGCCAGATTCTGCCTACTGAAGAATACGAGGAGGCAATGGGCACAATGCAGGTCAGCCAGCTGGATCTCTTCCGGCTGCTGGACCAGAACCGTGATGGTCGCCTGCAGCTCCGTGAG GTCCTGGCCCAGACTCGCCTGGGAAATGGACGGTGGATGACTCCAGAGAACATTCAGGAGATGTACTCTGCGATCAAGGCTGACCCTGATGGTGATG GAGTGCTGAGCCTGCAGGAGTTCTCTGACATGGACCTTCGAGACTTCCACAAGTACATGAGGAGCCACAAGGCGGCCTCCAGCGAGCTGGTGCGGAACAGCCACCATACGTGGCTCTACCAGGGCGAAGGTGCCCACCACGTCATGCGCGCCATCCGCCAGAG GGTGCTCCGCCTCACCCGCCTGTCACCTGAAATCGTGGAGCTCAGTGAGCCACTGCAGGTTGTGCGGTATGGCGAGGGAGGCCACTACCATGCCCATGTGGACAGCGGGCCTGTGTACCCAGAGACCATCTGCTCCCATACCAAGCTGGTAGCCAATGAGTCTGTACCCTTCGAGACCTCCTGCCG CTACATGACAGTGCTGTTTTATTTGAACAACGTCACCGGTGGGGGCGAGACTGTCTTCCCTGTAGCAGACAACAGAACCTACGATGAAATG AGTCTGATTCAGGATGATGTTGATCTCCGCGACACTCGGAGGCATTGTGACAAGGGGAATCTGCGTGTCAAGCCCCGGCAGGGCACAGCAGTCTTCTGGTACAACTACCTGCCTGATGGACAAG GTTGGGTGGGCGACGTGGATGACTACTCGCTGCACGGGGGCTGCCTGGTCACACGCGGCACTAAGTGGATTGCCAACAACTGGATCAATGTGGATCCCAGCCGGGCTCGGCAGGCACTGTTCCAGCAGGAGATGGCGCGCCTGGCCCGAGAAGGTGGCGCCGACTCCCAGCCAGAGTGGGCCGTGGACCGGGCCTACCGCGACGCGCGCGTGGAGCTCTGA